The following proteins come from a genomic window of Nitrososphaerota archaeon:
- the cgi121 gene encoding KEOPS complex subunit Cgi121 has product MNYFHIMKYGKHYLILFFIKTKKIKEFEKILEEIKKITSFQFQIFDAKALINPIQVEVAFLNALLSIEAGKSIAKNLALEILLKLAAEIQISNAIKKIGIRDGLEYLGLYLIGPSLKEMKEDIEKILEKIDGKLIEWYDVPKNNIKDILKKYEIKEDEINSISQDKILKPEEYLILEKIATSDLYR; this is encoded by the coding sequence TTGAATTACTTCCACATAATGAAATATGGAAAGCACTATTTAATACTTTTTTTTATAAAAACAAAAAAAATTAAAGAATTTGAGAAAATATTAGAAGAAATTAAGAAAATTACTTCTTTCCAATTTCAAATTTTTGATGCTAAAGCTTTAATTAATCCTATTCAAGTAGAAGTTGCATTCCTAAATGCACTTTTATCTATTGAAGCTGGAAAAAGTATAGCTAAAAATTTGGCTTTAGAAATATTATTAAAATTAGCTGCTGAAATACAAATTTCTAATGCTATAAAAAAGATAGGAATAAGAGACGGTTTAGAATATCTAGGACTGTATTTAATAGGACCTTCATTAAAAGAAATGAAAGAAGACATTGAAAAAATCTTAGAAAAAATAGATGGAAAATTAATTGAATGGTATGATGTACCTAAAAATAATATAAAGGATATTTTAAAAAAATATGAGATAAAGGAGGATGAAATTAATAGTATATCTCAAGACAAAATATTAAAACCTGAAGAATATTTAATATTAGAAAAAATAGCTACCTCAGATTTATATAGATAA
- a CDS encoding MoaD/ThiS family protein yields MKIILVGFLKKELNKEYIEVKLNKPMKLTEILDNAPQLSKLIFTETKKLSPLFIFLKNGVSIDIINESELILNDEDTLTIIPISHGG; encoded by the coding sequence ATGAAAATCATTCTTGTTGGATTTTTAAAAAAAGAGCTTAATAAAGAGTATATTGAAGTAAAGCTTAATAAACCAATGAAGTTAACCGAAATCTTAGATAATGCCCCTCAATTATCTAAATTAATTTTCACAGAAACAAAGAAATTATCGCCTTTATTCATTTTTTTAAAAAATGGAGTATCAATTGATATTATAAATGAGAGTGAATTAATTTTAAATGATGAAGATACTTTAACAATAATTCCAATATCTCATGGAGGTTAA
- a CDS encoding 30S ribosomal protein S17e, whose product MGKVKTGKVKRLAKEIFEKYDKEINENFEKNKTLVRKVLEGKVPKKIINLVAGYLTTLAKQKSKIEKQKGNVSTISISNL is encoded by the coding sequence TTGGGAAAAGTAAAAACTGGAAAAGTAAAAAGATTAGCTAAGGAAATATTTGAGAAATATGATAAAGAAATAAATGAAAACTTTGAAAAAAATAAGACTTTAGTAAGAAAAGTGTTAGAGGGAAAAGTACCGAAAAAAATAATAAATTTAGTTGCTGGATATTTAACTACCTTAGCTAAACAAAAAAGCAAAATTGAGAAACAAAAGGGTAATGTTTCAACCATCTCTATATCGAATTTATAA
- a CDS encoding NFYB/HAP3 family transcription factor subunit yields MSESELSSAPIHRIIKKAGAPRVSEDATEELKRILEEVGLALAKEALGLAQYAGRRTVKREDIERAAKTLLKGVVS; encoded by the coding sequence ATGTCTGAAAGCGAATTATCTTCAGCTCCAATTCATAGAATAATTAAGAAAGCAGGAGCTCCTCGTGTTAGTGAAGATGCTACAGAGGAACTTAAGCGTATATTAGAGGAAGTAGGTCTTGCACTTGCAAAAGAAGCTTTAGGGCTAGCTCAATATGCAGGTAGAAGAACAGTTAAAAGGGAAGATATCGAAAGAGCTGCAAAAACTCTTTTAAAAGGAGTTGTAAGCTAA
- the thsB gene encoding thermosome subunit beta — translation MEASGQPPILILKEGTTRTRGRPAQRNNIAAARIISEIIKTTLGPKGMDKMLVDSLGDVIVTNDGATILDKMDVEHPAAKMLIEVAKTQDHMVGDGTTTVVVITGELLRKAEELIEQKVHPTTIISGYKKALDLALELLNKYAITIDLKDREMIKKVVLTSMASKSLGFAREHLADIAIDAVLSVVREVNGKLKADKDDIQIIKKEGKSLLESELVKGIIVDKEVVHSAMPKRIENARIALIDAPFEIEKTEFSAEIRIRDPSKIKEFLDEETAILKKMVDKVISTKANVVFCQKGIDDVAQFFMAKAGIMAVRRVKQSDMEKLSKATGAKIVTNIEDLTENDLGYAGVVEELKIGEDRMVFVRECKNPKAVSILIRAGLERQMDEAERALNDAIFNVINLIENNKIVPGGGAIETALAMEINANAGKLSGREQLAFLAYAEALEIVPKTLAENAGLDPIEIMTNLRSKHKGDGINYGIDVLTGKVEDMVKKGIVESLRVKEQTLKSSFEAAAMLLRIDDVVAASRRKEEKEKAKTPSETTPE, via the coding sequence TTGGAAGCTTCAGGTCAACCACCTATTTTAATATTAAAAGAAGGGACTACTAGAACTAGGGGTAGGCCAGCTCAAAGAAACAATATTGCTGCTGCTAGGATAATTAGTGAAATAATTAAAACTACATTAGGTCCTAAAGGAATGGATAAAATGCTCGTAGATTCTCTTGGAGATGTAATAGTAACAAATGATGGTGCAACGATTCTTGATAAAATGGACGTGGAACATCCTGCTGCAAAAATGCTTATTGAAGTAGCTAAAACACAAGATCATATGGTTGGTGATGGAACAACTACTGTTGTTGTAATTACTGGAGAACTTTTAAGAAAAGCTGAAGAATTAATTGAACAAAAGGTTCATCCAACAACTATTATTTCCGGCTATAAAAAAGCTTTAGATTTAGCATTAGAATTATTGAACAAATATGCTATTACTATCGATCTTAAAGATAGAGAAATGATTAAAAAAGTAGTTCTTACATCGATGGCAAGCAAATCTCTTGGTTTTGCAAGAGAACATTTAGCTGATATTGCAATAGATGCTGTCCTTAGTGTTGTAAGAGAGGTTAATGGAAAATTAAAAGCTGATAAAGATGATATACAAATAATTAAGAAAGAAGGTAAAAGTCTTTTAGAATCGGAATTAGTTAAAGGGATTATTGTTGATAAAGAAGTAGTCCATTCTGCTATGCCAAAAAGAATAGAAAATGCAAGAATAGCATTAATAGATGCACCTTTTGAAATAGAAAAAACAGAATTTAGTGCTGAAATAAGAATAAGAGATCCATCAAAGATTAAGGAATTCCTTGATGAAGAAACAGCTATTCTTAAAAAAATGGTCGATAAGGTAATTTCAACAAAAGCTAATGTTGTTTTTTGCCAAAAAGGAATAGATGATGTAGCACAATTCTTTATGGCTAAAGCTGGCATAATGGCTGTTAGACGTGTAAAACAATCTGATATGGAAAAACTTTCTAAAGCTACGGGTGCAAAAATAGTTACAAATATCGAAGACTTAACAGAAAATGACTTAGGTTATGCTGGAGTAGTTGAGGAATTAAAAATTGGAGAAGATAGAATGGTATTTGTTAGAGAATGTAAAAATCCAAAGGCAGTATCAATATTAATACGTGCTGGTTTAGAAAGACAAATGGATGAAGCTGAAAGAGCATTAAATGATGCGATCTTCAACGTAATAAATTTAATTGAAAATAATAAAATAGTTCCTGGTGGAGGAGCTATAGAAACTGCTTTAGCAATGGAAATTAATGCTAATGCTGGAAAATTGAGTGGACGTGAACAATTAGCTTTTCTTGCATATGCTGAAGCATTAGAAATAGTTCCTAAAACACTAGCTGAGAATGCTGGCCTTGATCCAATCGAAATTATGACAAACTTAAGGAGTAAACATAAAGGAGATGGTATTAACTATGGTATAGACGTTTTAACAGGTAAAGTTGAAGATATGGTTAAAAAAGGAATAGTAGAATCTTTACGCGTAAAAGAACAAACACTAAAATCTTCTTTTGAAGCTGCCGCGATGCTTTTAAGGATAGATGATGTTGTAGCTGCTTCTAGAAGAAAAGAAGAGAAAGAAAAAGCTAAAACACCATCTGAAACCACACCTGAGTAG
- a CDS encoding 2-oxoacid:acceptor oxidoreductase family protein yields the protein MSRIEIIIGGFGGQGILLAGKILAEAAMYDGNNVVQTRLYGAEARGGVTRSDVIISNEEIDYPLVIKADFLIAMSQQAFNHYIKNVKEDGIIIVDEDLVREDFKNKEKANILRIAATKLASYELKYPRTANIIMIGVFVGFTEIISLNSTIKAIKNNLPRKIEEVNLKALMKGLEIGKSFKKFIKFDQ from the coding sequence ATGAGTAGAATAGAAATAATAATAGGAGGTTTTGGAGGTCAAGGAATTTTATTAGCTGGAAAAATATTAGCTGAGGCAGCAATGTACGATGGGAATAATGTAGTTCAAACTCGTTTATATGGAGCTGAGGCAAGAGGTGGAGTTACAAGATCGGACGTTATAATTTCAAATGAAGAAATAGATTATCCTTTAGTAATTAAAGCTGATTTTTTAATAGCAATGTCACAACAAGCTTTTAATCATTATATTAAAAATGTAAAAGAAGATGGTATTATAATAGTAGACGAAGATTTGGTAAGAGAAGATTTTAAAAATAAAGAAAAAGCAAATATATTAAGAATAGCAGCTACAAAATTAGCTTCTTATGAATTAAAATATCCTAGAACTGCTAATATCATAATGATAGGGGTATTTGTTGGTTTTACTGAAATAATTTCTCTAAACTCTACTATAAAAGCTATTAAAAATAACTTACCAAGAAAAATTGAGGAAGTGAATTTAAAAGCTTTAATGAAAGGATTAGAAATAGGAAAGTCTTTTAAAAAATTCATAAAATTTGATCAATAA
- a CDS encoding thiamine pyrophosphate-dependent enzyme, producing the protein MSKMYEHPLARYLRKGIRQPFCSGCGNGIIAQCILRAIDELKIDIKKVVFVSGIGCSGWISTLINADTLHTTHGRPIAFATGVKLGNPELKVIVLTGDGDGAAIGGNHLIHAARRNIEILTILVNNRIYGMTGGQVAPTTPHGMRTTTTPYGNIEQPFDLCKLVEAAGAAYVARWTTFHIKQLISSIKKGLLKEGFSFIEVISQCPIQYGKYIDVQEPAKLLLMLKDLSINKDKAKSMNEKELKEKIIIGEFVDKEVIGFSKAYKQLIIKAREKNE; encoded by the coding sequence ATGAGTAAAATGTATGAACATCCATTAGCAAGATATTTGAGAAAAGGAATACGTCAACCTTTTTGCTCAGGATGCGGAAATGGTATAATAGCACAATGCATATTAAGAGCTATTGACGAATTAAAAATAGATATAAAGAAAGTAGTTTTTGTATCAGGTATAGGTTGTAGTGGTTGGATTTCAACACTTATTAATGCCGATACATTACATACAACACATGGAAGGCCAATAGCCTTCGCAACTGGAGTTAAATTGGGTAATCCAGAGTTAAAAGTAATAGTTCTTACTGGTGATGGGGATGGGGCAGCGATAGGTGGAAATCATCTTATTCATGCAGCAAGAAGAAATATCGAAATATTAACAATTTTAGTCAATAACCGAATATATGGAATGACTGGGGGTCAAGTTGCACCTACAACCCCACATGGTATGAGAACCACAACTACACCTTATGGAAACATAGAGCAGCCATTTGATTTATGTAAACTTGTTGAAGCTGCTGGAGCAGCATACGTAGCGAGATGGACAACTTTTCATATAAAACAATTAATTTCTTCTATAAAAAAAGGACTTTTAAAAGAGGGGTTTTCTTTCATAGAAGTTATTTCTCAATGTCCTATACAATATGGAAAGTATATTGATGTGCAGGAACCTGCAAAGCTATTACTAATGTTAAAGGACCTTTCAATTAATAAAGATAAAGCAAAATCAATGAATGAAAAAGAATTAAAAGAAAAAATTATAATTGGAGAATTTGTTGATAAAGAAGTAATTGGTTTTTCTAAAGCATATAAGCAATTAATAATTAAAGCGAGGGAAAAAAATGAGTAG
- a CDS encoding 2-oxoacid:acceptor oxidoreductase subunit alpha, with the protein MNEINDIIKPGKYLMMGNEACALGAIIAGCRFFAFYPITPANEIAEYMSIYLPKVGGIYIQMEDEISSIASVIGASWAGLKAMTATSGPGFTLMQENIGHAIMTETPCVIVDVQRCGPSTGTPALPMQGDVYQARRGSHGEYEIIALAPSSVKDTFLLTIEAFNLSEKYRVPVIILSDALIGHMIENIEIPDLSSIKIFNRKRPSKINEKQFFLSEDIAPMPTLGSGYMLHITGSTHDEKGIRNVYDPIYVNNLIHKIYAKIHRHIDDIVKIEVKYLDDSEVLLLSYGSVARSAIHAVKLARKMGLKVGYVRLITLWPFPEEILSNIISNGKIKKIIVLENNMGQIINEVKRIFCKDIEIKFLPPEILGTIHDPIYIIENLKRM; encoded by the coding sequence ATGAATGAAATAAATGATATTATTAAACCTGGTAAATATTTAATGATGGGTAATGAAGCTTGTGCATTAGGAGCAATTATTGCTGGATGTAGATTTTTTGCATTTTATCCAATAACTCCTGCAAACGAGATAGCTGAATACATGTCTATTTATCTTCCAAAAGTTGGGGGCATTTACATACAAATGGAAGATGAAATAAGCTCCATTGCCTCGGTTATAGGAGCTTCATGGGCTGGATTAAAAGCTATGACAGCAACATCAGGTCCGGGTTTTACTTTAATGCAAGAAAATATAGGACATGCTATAATGACTGAAACTCCATGTGTAATAGTTGATGTTCAAAGGTGTGGTCCAAGTACTGGAACTCCAGCATTACCTATGCAAGGTGATGTATATCAAGCTAGACGTGGAAGTCATGGAGAATATGAAATAATTGCTTTAGCACCATCTTCTGTTAAAGACACATTCTTACTTACAATAGAGGCTTTTAATTTATCAGAAAAATATCGGGTACCAGTTATAATACTGTCAGATGCTTTAATTGGACATATGATAGAAAATATAGAAATACCTGATTTATCTTCAATAAAAATTTTTAATAGAAAAAGACCTTCAAAAATTAATGAGAAGCAATTTTTCCTTAGCGAAGATATTGCCCCTATGCCAACTTTAGGATCAGGTTATATGCTTCATATAACAGGTTCAACACATGATGAAAAAGGGATTAGAAATGTTTATGATCCAATATATGTTAATAATTTAATACATAAAATTTATGCAAAAATACATAGACATATTGATGATATAGTCAAAATTGAAGTGAAGTACTTAGATGATTCTGAAGTATTACTTTTATCGTATGGTAGCGTAGCTAGATCTGCAATTCATGCTGTTAAGTTAGCTAGGAAAATGGGATTAAAAGTTGGATATGTTAGATTAATAACACTATGGCCTTTTCCTGAAGAAATATTATCTAACATAATTAGTAATGGGAAAATAAAGAAAATTATTGTTTTAGAAAATAATATGGGTCAAATAATTAATGAAGTAAAAAGAATATTTTGTAAAGATATAGAGATAAAATTTTTACCTCCTGAAATCTTAGGTACTATCCATGATCCAATATATATTATTGAAAATTTAAAAAGAATGTGA
- a CDS encoding 4Fe-4S binding protein gives MVFIIKSKFIEIVVDEKKCKGCGICIALCPLKVLIKSDKLSSQGFNLPFPINKDKCSGCKICEYYCPDFAIYIIGNKNE, from the coding sequence GTGGTATTTATAATAAAAAGTAAATTTATAGAGATCGTAGTAGATGAAAAAAAATGTAAAGGTTGCGGCATATGTATAGCCTTATGTCCATTAAAAGTTCTAATTAAAAGTGATAAACTTTCTTCGCAAGGTTTTAATTTACCTTTCCCAATAAATAAAGATAAATGTAGCGGTTGCAAAATATGTGAATATTATTGTCCAGATTTTGCAATATATATTATTGGGAATAAAAATGAATGA
- a CDS encoding phosphate uptake regulator PhoU: MRFWRRSVQKTGGGSYIITLPKSWIEKQGISKKTPLLIKLNENGTLTISIEKPEEYKKKNEIIIFDSMSPGRDIIGSYLLGFDTIILQSSTMFSRENIIDIRKIVRSLAGAEITEESSNKIEVQILLNSEAVAPEKVLRREVVLVNSMILDCALALMSSNKNLIHSIIERDEEVNRQYFILVRVIRSTISDPEALKKLNLTPLKMMDLRLVAKIFEDTGDKIVEIAKEIIKILEEKINGEKFNELKDISLKITELLNKSLEAFITENHEEVIKILHEQELLLKRIYEFGKKVMSIEESSIVKESILKIISKFEGIINNILDLAELSAPISKNFIKKS; the protein is encoded by the coding sequence ATGAGATTTTGGAGAAGAAGTGTACAGAAAACTGGAGGAGGATCATATATTATTACATTACCTAAAAGCTGGATTGAAAAGCAAGGAATTTCGAAAAAAACACCCTTACTAATTAAATTAAATGAAAATGGAACGCTTACAATAAGTATTGAAAAACCTGAAGAATATAAGAAAAAAAATGAAATAATTATTTTTGATAGTATGTCTCCTGGAAGAGATATTATTGGTAGTTATTTATTAGGTTTTGATACTATAATACTTCAATCTTCAACAATGTTCAGTAGAGAGAATATTATAGATATTAGAAAAATTGTAAGAAGTTTGGCAGGTGCAGAAATAACAGAAGAAAGTTCTAATAAAATTGAGGTGCAAATTTTACTCAATTCAGAAGCAGTTGCTCCTGAAAAAGTATTAAGGAGAGAAGTAGTTCTTGTAAATAGCATGATATTAGATTGTGCATTGGCTCTTATGAGTTCTAATAAAAATTTAATACATTCAATTATTGAGAGAGATGAAGAAGTTAATAGACAATATTTCATATTAGTTAGAGTTATTAGATCAACTATTAGTGATCCTGAAGCATTAAAAAAATTAAATCTAACACCATTAAAAATGATGGATTTAAGATTAGTTGCAAAAATTTTTGAAGATACAGGAGATAAGATAGTTGAGATCGCAAAAGAAATAATAAAAATTTTAGAAGAAAAAATAAATGGAGAAAAATTTAATGAATTAAAGGATATAAGCTTAAAAATTACGGAATTACTTAATAAATCTTTAGAAGCTTTTATTACTGAAAATCATGAAGAAGTTATTAAAATACTACATGAGCAGGAATTATTATTAAAAAGAATTTATGAGTTTGGTAAGAAAGTTATGTCTATAGAAGAAAGTAGTATCGTAAAAGAAAGTATTTTAAAAATAATATCAAAATTTGAGGGAATTATTAACAATATATTGGATTTAGCTGAATTATCAGCACCTATAAGCAAGAATTTTATAAAAAAGTCATAA
- the ppsA gene encoding phosphoenolpyruvate synthase, which yields MNKKEKLILWFEEVRKEDVPLVGGKNANLGEMINAGIPVPPGFAITAYAYKKFITETGIAEKIYEIIKEKVVDPNNPEQYEQASKEIRKLIEATPMPKEIENEIRKAYKQLSKKVGAVEVSVAVRSSATAEDLPDASFAGQQETYLNVNGESEVLEKVQKCWSSLFTPRAIFYRTQKGFPHEKVLISVAVQKMVNSRSAGVMFTINPVTGDRNQIVIEGNWGLGESVVSGAVSPDDFIVDKNNFNIIEKRISTKTVEYIRDPKTGKTIHATIPPERQNAPCLSDEEIIYLAKLAKRIEEHYGRPQDIEWAIDKDGKFPDNIFIVQSRPETVWSLKEEKPKVEVTKVATPTIAEKVIVVKGLPASPGLYAGKAKVVLTTEDAAKLIQKGDILVTKMTNPDWVPYMRVAGAIVTDEGGMTCHAAIVSRELGIPCIVGTGNATKALITNKEYTVDAKSGIVYEGILEEVVAKPIMPSAVGIEAPLAFAEPVPITATKIYMNLGVPEKIEDYKNLPFDGIGLMRVEFIMASYIGEHPNYLLESGQAEKFINKMAEGIAQVARAIQPRPVVVRFSDFKTNEYRQLKGGEKYEPTEDNPMLGWRGVSRYISPQYEKAFRLECKAIKKVRDEWGLKNVWVMLPFVRCTWEVEECLRIMKEEGLERSRDFKIWLMAEVPSIIFMADEFSELCDGFSIGSNDLTQLILGTDRDSAILPAIDSRYFDERDPAVKRAIAHLIETAHKKGVTVSICGQAPSVYPEFTEFLIRCGIDSVSVNPDVVIQTRKLVASIEQKILLERLAELRDKAGIKSKEKYEFSF from the coding sequence ATGAATAAGAAAGAAAAATTAATCTTATGGTTTGAGGAAGTAAGAAAAGAAGACGTACCATTAGTAGGGGGAAAAAATGCAAATTTAGGAGAAATGATTAATGCAGGGATACCGGTACCGCCAGGTTTTGCAATAACTGCTTATGCTTATAAAAAATTCATAACAGAAACAGGGATTGCAGAAAAAATATATGAAATAATAAAAGAAAAAGTAGTAGATCCAAATAATCCAGAACAATATGAGCAAGCATCAAAAGAAATAAGAAAATTGATAGAAGCAACTCCAATGCCAAAAGAAATAGAAAATGAAATTAGAAAAGCTTATAAACAATTATCAAAAAAAGTAGGAGCTGTAGAAGTATCGGTAGCAGTAAGAAGTAGTGCTACAGCAGAAGATTTACCAGATGCAAGTTTTGCAGGTCAACAAGAAACCTATTTAAATGTAAATGGTGAATCTGAAGTATTAGAAAAAGTTCAAAAATGCTGGAGCAGCTTATTTACTCCAAGAGCTATTTTTTATAGAACTCAAAAAGGTTTTCCTCATGAGAAAGTTCTTATTAGTGTTGCAGTTCAAAAAATGGTTAATTCCCGTTCTGCTGGTGTAATGTTTACGATTAATCCAGTTACTGGAGATCGTAATCAAATTGTTATCGAAGGTAATTGGGGTTTAGGGGAAAGTGTTGTTTCAGGTGCTGTTAGCCCAGATGATTTTATTGTTGATAAAAATAATTTTAATATAATAGAAAAACGTATTTCAACAAAAACTGTTGAATATATTAGAGATCCAAAAACTGGTAAAACTATTCATGCTACTATTCCTCCTGAAAGACAGAATGCTCCTTGTTTAAGTGATGAAGAGATCATTTATCTTGCTAAACTTGCAAAGCGAATAGAAGAACATTATGGAAGGCCACAAGATATTGAATGGGCTATAGATAAAGATGGAAAATTCCCTGATAATATTTTCATAGTGCAATCTCGACCTGAAACTGTTTGGAGCTTAAAAGAAGAAAAACCTAAAGTTGAAGTAACTAAAGTTGCTACTCCTACTATTGCTGAAAAAGTAATTGTTGTAAAGGGATTGCCTGCTAGCCCTGGATTATATGCTGGTAAAGCTAAAGTGGTTCTGACAACTGAAGATGCTGCTAAACTTATTCAAAAAGGTGATATTCTCGTTACTAAGATGACTAATCCTGATTGGGTTCCATACATGAGAGTAGCTGGTGCGATCGTTACTGATGAAGGAGGTATGACTTGTCATGCTGCTATTGTTAGCAGAGAACTCGGTATTCCATGTATTGTAGGCACCGGAAATGCTACTAAAGCTCTTATAACAAATAAAGAATATACTGTAGACGCAAAAAGTGGTATTGTTTATGAAGGAATTTTAGAAGAAGTTGTTGCTAAACCTATCATGCCATCTGCTGTAGGTATTGAAGCCCCTCTTGCTTTTGCTGAACCTGTACCAATTACTGCTACCAAAATTTATATGAACTTAGGAGTTCCTGAAAAAATTGAAGATTATAAAAATTTGCCATTTGATGGTATTGGTTTAATGAGAGTTGAATTTATAATGGCAAGCTATATTGGTGAGCATCCAAATTACTTACTCGAAAGCGGTCAAGCTGAAAAATTTATTAATAAAATGGCTGAAGGTATTGCTCAAGTTGCTAGGGCTATACAACCACGTCCTGTTGTTGTTAGATTTAGTGATTTTAAAACAAATGAATATAGACAATTAAAAGGCGGGGAAAAATACGAGCCTACTGAAGATAATCCTATGCTTGGCTGGAGAGGAGTATCTCGTTATATTAGTCCGCAATATGAAAAAGCATTTAGACTTGAATGTAAAGCTATTAAAAAAGTTAGGGATGAATGGGGCTTGAAAAATGTTTGGGTTATGCTTCCTTTTGTTAGATGTACATGGGAAGTTGAGGAATGCTTAAGAATCATGAAAGAAGAAGGCTTAGAGAGAAGTAGAGATTTCAAGATTTGGTTAATGGCAGAAGTACCATCGATAATATTCATGGCTGATGAATTTTCTGAGCTTTGTGATGGCTTTTCTATTGGTAGTAATGATCTGACACAATTAATTTTAGGTACTGATAGAGACTCTGCTATTTTACCAGCGATAGATTCCCGTTACTTTGATGAACGAGATCCGGCTGTTAAACGTGCTATCGCCCACCTGATCGAAACTGCTCATAAAAAAGGTGTTACTGTGAGCATCTGTGGTCAAGCTCCAAGTGTGTATCCAGAATTTACTGAATTTTTAATTCGTTGCGGAATCGATAGTGTGAGTGTTAACCCTGATGTTGTTATTCAAACTAGAAAACTTGTTGCTAGTATTGAACAAAAAATATTGCTCGAACGTCTTGCTGAGCTTAGAGATAAAGCAGGTATAAAATCTAAAGAAAAATATGAATTTAGCTTTTAA
- a CDS encoding DUF488 family protein: protein MERVIYTIGHSNRDLNTFIFILKKFNINVLIDVRRFPSSKLAWFKRDYLKSELKSFEINYISIPELGALGVSKYVTPLQNINCISSSTFKSYITYLLSNSIAKSKIHEIVDMLNRGLKLCLMCRERFPWKCHRYYLSDYLKAMKIDVLHLIDQDRIYVHKGSRCYGYISSKIMQRNC, encoded by the coding sequence ATGGAAAGAGTAATCTATACGATTGGGCATTCGAACAGAGATTTGAACACATTCATATTTATACTAAAAAAGTTCAATATCAATGTTTTAATCGATGTTAGAAGGTTTCCAAGTTCTAAATTAGCTTGGTTTAAGAGAGATTACTTAAAGAGTGAATTAAAAAGTTTTGAAATTAATTACATTTCTATCCCTGAATTAGGTGCACTTGGTGTATCGAAGTATGTCACACCCCTCCAAAATATAAATTGTATAAGTTCTTCAACATTCAAATCCTACATTACTTATTTATTATCAAATTCAATAGCTAAATCTAAAATTCATGAAATAGTTGATATGTTGAATAGAGGTTTAAAATTATGTTTAATGTGTCGTGAAAGATTTCCCTGGAAATGTCACAGATACTATTTGAGTGATTATTTAAAAGCCATGAAAATTGATGTTTTACATTTAATTGATCAAGATAGAATATATGTTCATAAAGGTTCTAGATGCTATGGATACATTTCAAGTAAGATAATGCAAAGAAATTGTTAG